A genomic region of Planococcus kocurii contains the following coding sequences:
- the ctaG gene encoding cytochrome c oxidase assembly factor CtaG, protein MPISIFGFQALWSPVYLAVLVLVTILYFLITVKWRGKFKGHQPLNIKEAGLFVTGIILLYIIKGSPVDLYGHILFTMHMIQMALLLLLIPPLLIMGIPTYLWRAFINLPVVKPLFNFFTNPMLALILFGMVFSLYHIPMVFDFVKQDMLIHGVTNVILFTSAIFYWWPVVNKMEGMHKFHGLKKLGYLFGLSVLMTPACALIIFSGTPFYATYTDGEAWLQAMALCVPAGTLSQLNLSGPELFSTMSAIEDQRTGGITMKVLQELVFTGFLWLVFYEWLRNETENADAITAKSLQDRKDMAYHRHNA, encoded by the coding sequence ATGCCAATCAGTATCTTCGGATTCCAAGCTTTATGGAGTCCCGTTTACTTAGCCGTCCTCGTTTTAGTGACGATTCTCTATTTTTTAATCACTGTAAAATGGCGCGGAAAGTTTAAAGGCCATCAGCCGCTTAACATAAAAGAAGCTGGACTTTTTGTAACTGGTATAATTCTGCTCTATATTATTAAAGGTTCGCCTGTAGATTTATATGGACATATTCTTTTTACTATGCATATGATCCAGATGGCGTTATTGCTCCTGTTGATTCCGCCATTGTTGATTATGGGGATACCAACTTATCTTTGGAGAGCGTTTATCAATCTGCCAGTCGTCAAGCCATTGTTTAATTTTTTCACTAATCCAATGCTTGCTCTGATTTTGTTCGGAATGGTCTTTTCTCTCTACCACATTCCAATGGTTTTTGATTTTGTTAAACAAGATATGCTCATTCACGGAGTGACTAACGTTATATTGTTTACCTCTGCTATATTTTACTGGTGGCCGGTAGTGAATAAAATGGAAGGCATGCATAAATTTCATGGTTTAAAGAAATTGGGGTATTTATTTGGACTTAGCGTGTTAATGACCCCTGCATGTGCATTGATCATCTTTAGTGGAACTCCTTTTTACGCAACCTATACGGATGGGGAAGCTTGGCTGCAAGCAATGGCGTTATGTGTGCCTGCTGGAACGCTATCGCAGCTTAACCTATCAGGCCCTGAGCTGTTCTCTACGATGTCAGCGATTGAAGATCAACGAACTGGTGGAATTACAATGAAAGTGCTTCAGGAGCTTGTTTTTACAGGTTTCTTATGGCTAGTATTCTACGAGTGGTTGCGTAATGAAACAGAAAATGCGGATGCAATTACAGCAAAATCTTTGCAAGACCGTAAAGATATGGCTTACCACAGACACAACGCTTGA
- the coxB gene encoding cytochrome c oxidase subunit II, which produces MMKGIKKWRLFALMTTLLVFLAGCGREEISTLIPAGKVAQDQFNLLILSSVVMLFVIIVVTIIFVLAIVKFRRSKMGEDMIPEQVEGSAKLEFLWTAVPIVLLLILAVPTVYSTFDLADVSTMDVEAKDGKSSNLTVNVTGKLYWWEFEYPEQGIVTAQELVVPTDERVYFNLISADIKHSFWIPSIGGKLDVNPENVNTFYLEFDQESAELEDGVFYGKCAELCGPSHALMDFKVKSVDREEFDQWVTAMQAEEPAAVEGDLAQQGEELFGADGLACISCHATSGAGGTGGVGPNLATFGDRNRVAGYLEHDEENLKNWIQDPQEYKPGNLMPEAASLNNGKALSDQELDALAAYLMGLSVEE; this is translated from the coding sequence ATGATGAAAGGGATTAAAAAATGGCGGCTTTTCGCATTGATGACCACATTATTGGTTTTTCTTGCGGGATGTGGGCGCGAAGAGATTTCGACCTTGATACCAGCGGGCAAAGTTGCTCAAGATCAATTTAATCTGTTGATTTTATCATCAGTTGTTATGCTATTTGTCATCATCGTTGTAACAATTATTTTCGTTTTAGCAATCGTTAAATTCCGCCGTTCGAAAATGGGGGAAGACATGATTCCGGAACAAGTTGAAGGAAGCGCGAAATTAGAATTTTTATGGACAGCGGTTCCGATTGTCTTACTTTTAATTCTTGCTGTTCCAACAGTTTATTCAACATTTGATTTGGCTGACGTTTCTACGATGGACGTTGAAGCAAAAGATGGTAAGTCATCTAACTTAACGGTCAACGTAACTGGAAAACTTTACTGGTGGGAATTTGAATATCCGGAACAAGGAATTGTAACTGCTCAAGAATTGGTCGTACCGACTGATGAACGCGTTTACTTTAACTTGATTTCAGCAGACATTAAACACTCGTTTTGGATTCCATCTATTGGCGGTAAATTGGATGTAAACCCTGAAAACGTCAACACGTTCTATTTAGAGTTTGACCAGGAGTCAGCAGAACTTGAAGACGGTGTATTCTATGGTAAATGTGCTGAGCTTTGTGGACCTTCTCACGCATTGATGGATTTCAAAGTGAAATCTGTGGATCGCGAAGAGTTTGACCAATGGGTAACTGCTATGCAAGCCGAAGAACCAGCTGCAGTTGAAGGAGATCTTGCTCAACAAGGCGAAGAATTGTTTGGAGCTGATGGTTTAGCATGTATTTCTTGCCACGCAACTTCTGGTGCTGGCGGAACTGGTGGCGTTGGTCCTAACTTAGCAACATTTGGCGATCGTAACCGTGTTGCTGGATACTTAGAACACGACGAAGAAAATCTTAAAAATTGGATTCAAGATCCACAAGAATACAAACCTGGTAACTTAATGCCAGAAGCGGCTTCATTAAATAATGGAAAAGCACTGTCAGATCAAGAACTTGATGCTCTTGCGGCTTATCTAATGGGCCTATCAGTTGAAGAGTAG
- a CDS encoding CAP domain-containing protein, with protein MKDLLRIMIFLSIVLIGLFYLDPSINENDVLEAPRTADPLPSEHITDESLDIDRPLKGISSYIGKSSDHWIEQYGEPERKEPSAYGYEWWIYNASYVHFTMVGIKDDKVVQVYAAGAATDATPYQIGQSLDEIYRFTILENEVTVKYGANVYTFNVTAEDMDKRILVKFDGVYAQLYIDSTDRVLEAVRFMDAETLIRHHPYDMMFSGELLPIQAPSSTMQQSIDQANAKQIADLVNIYRLRHQSKTLSIDPQASIVAEANSEDMARQNFSSEEIEFKDLHARLQEGNILFKEAAVNTAARYYDAAETAHGWINSDIHRKTLLNDQYTETGVGAFGKYYTQIFLEKESVTAVKQ; from the coding sequence TTGAAAGACTTGTTGCGTATTATGATTTTTCTATCGATAGTTCTGATCGGGTTATTTTACTTGGATCCTTCAATAAACGAGAATGATGTTCTTGAAGCTCCGCGCACGGCAGATCCATTGCCGAGCGAACATATTACAGATGAGTCTTTGGATATTGATCGTCCTCTAAAAGGAATTTCAAGTTATATAGGTAAATCTAGCGATCATTGGATTGAGCAGTACGGAGAACCTGAACGGAAAGAACCTTCTGCTTACGGCTACGAATGGTGGATCTACAATGCCAGCTATGTTCACTTTACAATGGTAGGGATAAAAGACGACAAAGTAGTTCAAGTTTATGCAGCAGGTGCTGCAACAGACGCCACTCCTTATCAGATTGGGCAAAGTCTAGATGAAATATATCGGTTTACCATATTAGAAAATGAAGTGACGGTTAAATATGGCGCTAATGTTTATACATTCAATGTCACTGCTGAAGATATGGATAAGCGCATCCTGGTTAAATTCGATGGCGTTTACGCACAGCTCTATATTGACTCTACTGATCGTGTATTAGAAGCTGTTCGCTTTATGGACGCTGAGACTTTAATTCGTCATCATCCATACGACATGATGTTCTCTGGTGAATTGCTGCCAATCCAAGCTCCTTCTTCCACTATGCAACAATCGATTGATCAGGCAAATGCTAAGCAAATCGCCGACTTAGTCAATATTTATCGTCTGCGTCATCAATCAAAAACACTAAGTATTGATCCGCAAGCAAGCATTGTTGCTGAAGCCAATAGTGAAGATATGGCCAGACAGAATTTTTCTTCTGAAGAAATAGAATTTAAAGATTTACATGCGCGTTTGCAAGAGGGCAATATCTTATTCAAAGAGGCAGCTGTCAATACAGCTGCACGTTATTATGATGCAGCAGAAACTGCACACGGATGGATCAATTCAGACATTCACCGTAAAACCTTACTGAATGACCAATACACTGAAACCGGAGTCGGAGCGTTCGGAAAATATTATACACAGATTTTTCTTGAAAAAGAGTCGGTTACTGCTGTAAAGCAGTAA
- a CDS encoding DUF420 domain-containing protein: protein MNLPLLPTISTFFIVLSAILVAIGWNLVLRRKIEAHKKVMVGAGASALTFFIIYMSRTIFIGNTAFGGPDDLKIFYTVFLIFHITLATTGGIMGLFTIYWGWKNQLTKHRKIGPITSIVWFSTAITGVMVYLLLYVFYEGGHTTSVFKAILGG, encoded by the coding sequence ATGAATTTGCCGCTATTGCCGACTATCAGTACATTTTTTATCGTATTAAGCGCAATTTTAGTAGCGATTGGCTGGAATCTAGTCCTTCGCCGCAAAATTGAAGCTCACAAGAAAGTGATGGTGGGAGCAGGGGCTTCGGCACTCACTTTCTTCATCATCTACATGTCTCGCACTATTTTTATCGGCAATACCGCTTTTGGCGGGCCAGATGATTTGAAAATCTTTTATACCGTATTTTTGATTTTTCATATTACCTTGGCTACAACCGGTGGAATTATGGGCCTTTTCACTATTTACTGGGGCTGGAAAAATCAATTGACGAAACATCGCAAAATTGGTCCGATTACTAGTATTGTCTGGTTTTCTACAGCAATCACTGGTGTCATGGTTTACTTACTCCTTTATGTATTTTATGAAGGCGGCCATACAACCTCAGTATTCAAAGCTATTTTAGGTGGATAA
- a CDS encoding YugN family protein has protein sequence MYFENTGLENIHVDGALLESIMNKQSLTKEGQWDYERVTYDRKFIVREGTYYLRVFAYATSGDVDSNDATMRVLKPVLGKHYYPHGVEYGEDENFPEHLVKTCIGILDAIKKDVEAFEISV, from the coding sequence ATGTATTTTGAAAATACAGGACTTGAAAACATTCACGTTGATGGCGCATTACTTGAAAGCATTATGAACAAACAGAGCTTGACCAAAGAAGGTCAGTGGGATTATGAGCGTGTCACTTATGACCGTAAATTCATCGTGCGTGAAGGCACTTATTATTTACGCGTATTTGCTTATGCTACTTCTGGAGACGTCGATTCAAACGATGCCACAATGCGCGTCTTAAAACCCGTACTTGGTAAGCATTATTATCCACACGGCGTTGAATACGGTGAAGATGAAAATTTCCCAGAACACTTGGTTAAAACTTGTATCGGAATATTAGACGCTATTAAAAAAGACGTCGAAGCTTTCGAAATCAGCGTATAA
- a CDS encoding cytochrome (ubi)quinol oxidase subunit III translates to MDINQRYTPQSWPEHPETATMEGKNKFIGFWLLLAAETVTFATLFATYLALKDKGPSGMEFSAAELFELPLVFAMTMILLTSSLTSVYAMYHMKNYNFKAMQAWLGITVLLGLTFLGLEIYEFNHYVHLGFGYTNSAFSSAFFTLVGTHGAHVLFGLSWFIALMLRNAKRGLNMYNAPKFYLASLYWHFIDVVWVFIFTVVYLMGVIG, encoded by the coding sequence ATGGACATTAATCAACGATATACTCCTCAATCATGGCCCGAACACCCTGAGACGGCTACGATGGAAGGAAAAAATAAGTTTATTGGCTTCTGGTTGCTTCTTGCAGCTGAGACAGTAACATTTGCGACTCTTTTCGCAACATATCTTGCATTAAAAGACAAAGGGCCAAGCGGCATGGAATTTTCTGCCGCTGAACTTTTTGAACTGCCGTTAGTTTTTGCTATGACGATGATTCTTTTAACATCTTCATTAACAAGTGTTTACGCTATGTATCACATGAAAAACTACAATTTTAAAGCCATGCAGGCTTGGCTTGGGATTACCGTTTTGCTTGGTCTAACTTTCCTTGGATTGGAGATTTATGAGTTTAATCATTACGTCCATTTAGGATTTGGCTATACCAATAGTGCGTTCAGTTCGGCGTTCTTTACACTCGTTGGAACGCATGGTGCGCACGTACTATTCGGTCTTAGCTGGTTTATCGCCTTGATGCTTCGTAACGCAAAACGTGGCTTGAACATGTACAATGCACCAAAATTCTATTTAGCTTCGTTATACTGGCATTTTATTGACGTCGTATGGGTATTCATCTTTACTGTCGTCTATTTGATGGGAGTGATCGGATAA
- the ytvI gene encoding sporulation integral membrane protein YtvI, with translation MKWLTKRTVTIAIVIAALILISVYILPVSIPLIIALITAIFLEPLVNFIHKKFKWHRKSAVISVFILFLLVVSLLLYWIVTQLIGQIIQFSKMVPEYTNSLSVMWDEFQSFFFRSTRDMPVEVVSSFETELAGFMEGIRNWVLTIVNYDTVTNLLTGIPSFLVSFIVFLIALFLFMLDLPDLKILLFKRLKESTAEKVRFMFARLNKVIFGFLKAQFLVSCIIFIVSLISLAFITPEYAIVMSLIIWLIDFIPILGSIIVLTPWFAYEFITGDVVQGTQLAVLALVLLIIRRTVEPKVMGTQIGLSPLATLIAMFIGLQLIGFLGFFIGPLIVILFTSAREAGMIKMDFRV, from the coding sequence GTGAAGTGGTTGACGAAAAGAACAGTAACAATCGCTATTGTAATAGCGGCTTTGATTTTAATTTCAGTTTACATATTACCTGTTTCTATCCCTCTGATCATCGCTTTGATCACTGCTATTTTTTTAGAACCGCTCGTAAACTTTATACATAAAAAATTCAAATGGCATAGAAAGTCTGCCGTCATCTCTGTATTTATCTTATTTCTATTAGTAGTTTCTCTGCTGCTTTATTGGATTGTTACTCAATTAATCGGACAAATTATCCAATTTTCTAAGATGGTTCCAGAGTACACGAATTCCCTGTCCGTCATGTGGGATGAGTTTCAAAGTTTTTTCTTCCGCTCAACACGAGATATGCCAGTTGAAGTCGTTTCTTCATTTGAAACTGAACTGGCGGGCTTTATGGAAGGAATTCGCAATTGGGTACTGACCATTGTCAATTACGATACAGTAACAAATTTATTGACTGGTATTCCTTCTTTTCTTGTTAGCTTTATTGTCTTTTTAATTGCCTTGTTTTTGTTTATGTTGGATTTACCCGATTTGAAAATCTTGCTTTTCAAACGGCTAAAAGAATCGACAGCTGAAAAAGTTCGTTTCATGTTTGCACGTTTAAATAAAGTGATTTTTGGATTTCTAAAGGCTCAATTTCTCGTAAGTTGTATCATCTTCATCGTGTCACTCATTTCTTTAGCTTTCATTACCCCGGAATATGCTATCGTTATGTCTTTAATCATTTGGCTAATTGATTTCATTCCAATTTTGGGATCTATTATCGTTTTAACTCCTTGGTTCGCTTATGAATTTATAACGGGTGACGTTGTCCAAGGAACTCAATTAGCAGTTCTAGCATTAGTTTTATTGATTATTAGAAGAACGGTAGAGCCAAAGGTTATGGGTACACAAATTGGCCTGTCTCCATTAGCTACGCTAATCGCGATGTTTATCGGATTGCAGCTGATTGGTTTTCTCGGATTTTTTATTGGACCATTGATTGTTATTCTCTTTACATCAGCACGCGAAGCTGGAATGATTAAAATGGATTTTAGAGTATAA
- the ctaF gene encoding cytochrome c oxidase subunit IVB: protein MAHDTHIHVRSQAEFEYVKKKRADEMRGHLATFAIMIFLTLIAFTMVAAGFSVYLIVPIILLLAGIQVILQLYYFMHMSGKGHGMVAFFMFCGMFVAFITVLTFVTIIWW, encoded by the coding sequence ATGGCACACGATACACATATTCATGTTAGATCGCAGGCAGAATTCGAGTACGTTAAGAAAAAAAGAGCAGATGAAATGAGAGGCCATCTAGCCACTTTCGCAATTATGATTTTCTTAACATTAATTGCTTTTACCATGGTTGCGGCTGGATTTTCGGTTTACTTGATTGTTCCTATTATTTTATTGTTAGCAGGCATTCAAGTAATTCTTCAACTGTATTACTTCATGCACATGAGCGGTAAAGGACACGGCATGGTTGCGTTCTTTATGTTCTGTGGAATGTTTGTAGCTTTCATCACGGTTCTCACATTTGTAACAATTATTTGGTGGTAG
- the ctaD gene encoding cytochrome c oxidase subunit I: protein MSSIAQKKGFGATIWDFMTTVDHKKIAILYLISGGFFFLVGGVEAMLIRIQLAKAGNDFLSAGTYNEVITMHGTTMIFLAAMPILLAFMNAIMPLQIGARDVAFPFLNSLGFWLFFFGGIFLNLSWFMGGAPDAGWTNYASLALASEGHGIDFYSLGLTISGFGTLIAGINFLVTIINMRAPGMTYMRMPLFTWTTFVASALILLAFPPLTVGLFFMIFDRMFDASFFAVEMGGNTIIWEHLFWIFGHPEVYILILPAFGIFSEIFAIFSRKRLFGYTALVFATILIGFYGFMVWAHHMFTVGLGPTANAVFALATMIIAVPTGIKIFNWLLTIWGGNISFTVPMIYAVAFIPTFVAGGVTGVMQAIAPLDYQLHDSYFIVAHFHYVIVGGVVLGILAGTHLYWPKMFGTMLSEKLGKWTFWFFFIGFHLTFFIQHFLGLMGMPRRVYTFSADQGWDLFNAISSVGAVLMAIGVIILLVNVVITTVKNERVGNDPWGDGRTLEWAIPSPPPFYNFAQTPLVRGLDTYWIEKMEGNKKGMIFAEPLGDIHMPNGSIIPFVISLGMFVASFGALYFLDGDKPWALAVLILGLVITFGSMLLRSLKDDLGFHITKAELLKDAKGGNTDGH, encoded by the coding sequence GTGAGTTCTATTGCTCAAAAAAAGGGCTTCGGCGCTACAATATGGGACTTCATGACAACTGTCGATCATAAAAAGATCGCGATCCTTTATCTCATCTCAGGTGGTTTCTTCTTCCTTGTTGGTGGCGTTGAAGCGATGTTGATCCGTATCCAGTTAGCTAAAGCAGGAAATGATTTCCTAAGTGCTGGAACATATAACGAAGTTATTACCATGCACGGTACGACCATGATTTTCTTGGCAGCCATGCCAATTTTACTGGCTTTCATGAACGCCATTATGCCTTTGCAAATTGGTGCGCGTGATGTGGCTTTCCCATTCTTAAATTCACTTGGTTTCTGGTTATTCTTCTTTGGTGGTATTTTCTTAAACCTTTCTTGGTTTATGGGAGGCGCACCAGACGCAGGTTGGACGAACTATGCTTCGCTCGCACTTGCATCTGAAGGTCACGGAATCGACTTTTATTCACTGGGATTAACGATATCTGGTTTTGGTACATTGATAGCAGGGATTAACTTCCTAGTAACGATTATCAATATGCGCGCACCAGGTATGACGTACATGAGAATGCCATTGTTTACGTGGACAACTTTTGTTGCTTCTGCTCTAATCTTATTGGCCTTCCCACCACTTACAGTCGGACTATTCTTTATGATCTTTGATCGTATGTTCGATGCTAGCTTCTTTGCAGTTGAAATGGGCGGAAACACGATTATTTGGGAGCATTTATTCTGGATCTTCGGTCACCCTGAAGTTTACATTTTGATTTTGCCGGCTTTCGGTATTTTCTCCGAAATCTTTGCAATCTTCTCACGTAAGCGTCTTTTCGGATACACGGCACTCGTTTTTGCTACAATCCTAATTGGTTTTTACGGATTCATGGTTTGGGCTCACCATATGTTCACAGTTGGTTTAGGACCAACAGCTAATGCTGTTTTCGCTTTAGCGACAATGATCATTGCTGTTCCAACCGGAATTAAAATCTTTAACTGGTTACTGACAATTTGGGGAGGCAATATTTCCTTCACTGTTCCAATGATTTACGCTGTAGCGTTCATCCCTACGTTCGTAGCTGGTGGAGTTACAGGAGTCATGCAAGCAATCGCACCTTTGGATTACCAATTGCATGATTCGTACTTTATCGTAGCTCACTTCCACTATGTTATTGTCGGTGGTGTTGTACTAGGTATTCTTGCAGGTACACATCTATACTGGCCAAAAATGTTTGGAACGATGCTTAGCGAAAAATTAGGGAAATGGACATTCTGGTTCTTCTTTATTGGATTCCATTTAACATTCTTCATTCAGCATTTCCTAGGGTTAATGGGTATGCCACGTCGTGTTTACACGTTCAGCGCAGATCAAGGCTGGGATTTGTTTAACGCAATTAGTTCAGTTGGAGCTGTTTTGATGGCGATTGGTGTCATCATTCTTCTTGTCAACGTCGTGATTACAACGGTTAAAAATGAGCGTGTCGGCAATGACCCATGGGGCGACGGTCGTACATTGGAATGGGCTATTCCATCTCCACCGCCATTTTATAACTTTGCACAAACACCATTAGTTCGTGGTCTTGATACGTACTGGATCGAAAAAATGGAAGGCAATAAAAAAGGCATGATTTTCGCAGAACCTCTTGGTGACATCCATATGCCGAATGGCTCAATCATTCCTTTCGTAATTTCACTAGGAATGTTCGTCGCATCATTTGGTGCATTGTACTTCCTTGATGGCGACAAGCCTTGGGCATTAGCGGTCTTGATTCTTGGACTAGTCATTACTTTCGGTTCAATGTTGCTTCGCTCGTTGAAAGATGATTTAGGCTTCCACATTACAAAAGCAGAATTACTGAAAGATGCGAAAGGAGGCAACACTGATGGACATTAA